AATACCTAATGACTCTTTTAGCTGCCTTCCAATGTTGTAGACCGGGGTTTGCACAATATTTGCTTAACTCACTACTGGCGTATGATATGTCAGGGTGCGTACTATTTGCTAAATAAACTAAGCTACCTACCAACTCTCTATATGGCTTATCTttcatgttttctttttctgtttctgtTTTGGGTTCCATTTCTTTTGTCACTTTTATGCTTACTTCAAGAGGGGTGCTTACTGCATTTGCATCTTTCATATTGAATCTACTTATGAGGTTGTTGATGTATTGCCTTTGCATTATACTAATCTTTCCTACAGGGCCGTCCCGTTCTACTAAAATATCCAAGATTTGTCCCCcttcgattttgatgaaacttcgtacatttgttaagcaggtaaaaataagggacacgtatttttttatatctgctGAGACGCGACTTTAAGGGGTGAAACCACCCCTCAAAGTTTCGACCTGAAACtgctatctcgaaaaccaaagaAGATACGTGAAAATTTCTAATGGgcggatttaatggttttttatatacaatgATATGGCGTTAACAGATTGTCGAAAATaccatttgtttataacaaaaaaaatttttataacattattttacaacttatttaaatttatgtaatgacAAAAAATGTAGAACATTTTATTCCAAATCCATTGATATATATGTTTATGAAATTGCCTCCTACAGTTTCGTAGATTTTTATTATCGCACGAATGCCCGCTGAGTCAGCGCGTGATACTTTAATCGTACCTGACGTTATACCGATATTACTTACCCGCGTAAGTGGAAAAcaactatttttataacatacaatGTTTAATCTTGTTAAATTTGTATtgcatgatataaaataattaaagttatacATACTCGATGGTAGATgtattaaattgataattttaatatgcaacaagTGATTTGTATAACTTAAGGAACATACTCATGACAAAAATGATAATCATCGAAGAAATGCTTCAAACATAAAGGCTTTCGGCACCAAGCACAAGTAATAATAGCCACATCACCACATACGTGACATCGTGGTTCATTATCTGCAGCATAGCAGAACTCCACGGGATTTTCAAAATGAGGTGGTCTCGATGATACATATCCACTTTTATaccatgaatatttaataaaattttcaaatcgcgGGGAAGAAAATTGATTATGATCCAGCGACTgaagttttaaaatattgtcCCTCGTATGGAGATTAATCTCGTAATGTAACAGGATGACTGTGTCCGAAAACCGGCGAACAAAATTTTTCCATACACGAAATCCGTACACGTCTAATGGTTGTAAATATTTTGTAGTCCCTGCTGGAATCGTAAATACTACTAATTCTTTATTTTCCGGTGTAGCTTCCACAATACTACGACCACAATGTCCACTCCAAGAATCTAATAGTAAAGCAGTCTTATCGTTTGTATTAGGAAAGTAAACTTCTTTTAaccaaattttaaaatgttcATTAGTCAGTTTTCCAGATGTTGACGCGGTAACCAAAATGTTCGTTGGTTTAAACATAGTCTGCTACACCCTAGGTCCAAACTCTCCAGATGTTTCCTTTAACACGACGAAGAGAGGAGATAGCAGTTTTCCGCTTGCAGATATTGTAGGTTGTATAGTGTAGCTATGAGTAGTGGATGGAATTGACTGTATTACAGCTTCTACTTTCTTCGTACCTTTCAACGCCAAAGTTCGTCCAGAATGTAGTTCGAGGTTGAAACCACTTTGATCCGAATTATACAAATTCTCAAATGAGGTAAATGATGCTAAATCTTCTTCTAATTTTGCTTGTAACGCCCACCGTCGAATATCTATGTCATGTACTATTATATTTGACCGTATTGCTTGTATAACATTTTTGTATGTATAATCTGCAATACGCAGTAATTTATCTAAACGTGTGCCACCCATTTCGACTTGGGCAGCCCATTTGCGTAACTGTCGAACAGACTTGACCGTTCTGAATCTAGATTGCACTGTTTCTAATTTCAAACGTTTCGTCTTACCATTCTTCCAGTATTCCACAGCATTTATTCTGTATTCATAACTGGTTGGTGCTTCGGAGAGCGtacatttttctaattgttGATCTTGTTCCTCTTCATCAGTAAGGTCCGTTTCCGTTAGGTCCATTTCCGTTTCTTTCAGCCACTGGAAATTTACATCAGGATCTTCACCGTTTGCAAACTCTTCTTCAATGTTTAAATATGTTTCTTGTTCTATGTTGAATGTTGGATCTTCCATACGTTGCACGATTATGTCATATAAAATGTCTTTTAACTCTAACTCAGCACTGTTAACAGGCGTCACTTTTTTATCCACAGAATTAAAAGCTATGGATAATAAAGTAAGCACATTTATCGGATTAATATAAACCATTGTGCAGAATAAGTTTTGGCAATAATAAACTTCTATTCGTCTCGGTAACTAAACGTCTTGAATTCAAATACTGGACAAAGTAAAAAGTCACTGCATTCACCGATTTTATATACGTATTCTGGCTCATTGCTATACGATAAATCACGTGGTCGAAGCGCGATTGGTGAGAGTTCTGCATATAaacaacaaaaatttataagatTATACGAGTGAAGGTCACATAGGTtacaagatatttttatttttaaagtaaatgtTTCATAAACAATCGTTTTACTATTCCATTCGTTGAGTGGATACTGTAGTGGACATATGGAAAAAGCTGCATCAGACAATAAACAATTAGAAGTATTTACTATCTATCTGAAAATAAACCACGTATGGCTATTATTACTTGTGCTTGGTGCCGAAAGCCTTTATGTTTGAAGCATTTCTTCGATGATTATCATTTTTGTCATGAGTATGTTCCTTAAGTTATACAAATCActtgttgcatattaaaattatcaatttaatacATCTACCATCGAGTATgtataactttaattattttatatcatgcaATACAAATTTAACAAGATTAAACattgtatgttataaaaatagttgTTTTCCACTTACGCGGGTAAGTAATATCGGTATAACGTCAGGTACGATTAAAGTATCACGCGCTGACTCAGCGGGCATTCGTGCGATAATAAAAATCTACGAAACTGTAGGAGGCAATTTCATAAACATATATATCAATGGATTTGGAATAAAATGTTCTACATTTTTTgtcattacataaatttaaataagttgtaaaataatgttataaaaattttttttgttataaacaaatggtATTTTCGACAATCTGTTAACGCCATATcattgtatataaaaaaccattaaatccgcCCATTAGAAATTTTCACGTATCTtctttggttttcgagatagcaGTTTCAGGTCGAAACTTTGAGGGGTGCTTTCACCCCTTAAAGTCGCGTCTCagcagatataaaaaaatacgtgtcccttATTTTTACCTGCTTAACAAATgtagtttcatcaaaatcggagggggaCACTTCGCGGCCTATCCTTGTTAGTTGTTGTTGTTGGTTTTGGAACAAGATGACAATTTTCTTAATATCAGCATCGGAGAGGATGATATGTTTTAAGCTTTGGTCATCTTTTCTTGCAAAGACAAATGTGCCTT
This region of Osmia lignaria lignaria isolate PbOS001 chromosome 10, iyOsmLign1, whole genome shotgun sequence genomic DNA includes:
- the LOC143305730 gene encoding uncharacterized protein LOC143305730, translating into MFKPTNILVTASTSGKLTNEHFKIWLKEVYFPNTNDKTALLLDSWSGHCGRSIVEATPENKELVVFTIPAGTTKYLQPLDVYGFRVWKNFVRRFSDTVILLHYEINLHTRDNILKLQSLDHNQFSSPRFENFIKYSWYKSGYVSSRPPHFENPVEFCYAADNEPRCHVCGDVAIITCAWCRKPLCLKHFFDDYHFCHEYVP
- the LOC117610935 gene encoding uncharacterized protein LOC117610935, coding for MVYINPINVLTLLSIAFNSVDKKVTPVNSAELELKDILYDIIVQRMEDPTFNIEQETYLNIEEEFANGEDPDVNFQWLKETEMDLTETDLTDEEEQDQQLEKCTLSEAPTSYEYRINAVEYWKNGKTKRLKLETVQSRFRTVKSVRQLRKWAAQVEMGGTRLDKLLRIADYTYKNVIQAIRSNIIVHDIDIRRWALQAKLEEDLASFTSFENLYNSDQSGFNLELHSGRTLALKGTKKVEAVIQSIPSTTHSYTIQPTISASGKLLSPLFVVLKETSGEFGPRV